AAGGGAAGATGAGTTCCACTTCGAATTCCTTTTTAACTTAAGTGCAGTTAATTTGGTGAGTTTAGGCACAGGTATTTCCCTCCCTGTTCAGACTGGAAGGAAACGATGAAATATTTCCGTCATTTTCATCCTATAAAAGGATTTTAAAAGAAATTGCTTATTGCCACAATTCACTACTCTTTAACATTTCAATGTTTGATATATGTATATGtttctaaaatatttgaaattatattattttatgtgTGAAATGTGTCGATGGTCTTTATTTGATTTATAAATAAAACTCTCCATTGGTAGAGATTGAATAGAAATTTAAGTGTTTCTACTTTTTCATACACGGAATGTTTGATTCGTCAAGTTTATAGCTATATCAAAAACAGTCAAATAAACTTTACAGAAAAGTAAACCAAAATAACACAGACAAAGACCGTTGTGTAAGATATTTAAAAATCCAGATGGCTTATCCTTCAGAATCTGATTTCCTGGATATAAATATTACCGAAAATAAGcaaaaaacactttaaaaaagAGGATACCAGATTTAGTCACGTTTAGTGACTCTCAGTTTGTACGGTTCAGGATGTAGGACAAGCCCGTCGATTGGTTTCAAGGTAGGCATCGGTGCGTCCTCAGATGTCTTCTCAAATTTGAACTGATGCAGAAGATGGGTAAAGAAGATAAAGAGTTCTTGTCTCGCGAGTGCTTCACCAAGACAAACACGGCGCCCTACAACAAAAAggataaaaatatattttcatagaATAAGAAAATGTCATAATGGGCATATCTACGCTGGATAACAAAATGGTGACGAAGGAAATTTTAAAGATGAGCTGTCAATGactggctaacagaaaaactttatttGGTTTCTTTAATAGTTTGGGTTTAAACGCTTTGCTGAATTAACTAATTCGTCCAgacattttcgcgcatatcaagcttTCCTAGCATAAATTTGATTTTCATGATGAGCAATAATATTGTATTTTTACTTTTCAGAAAAGGGGATAatggcgtaaatgtgatatgctgtagaatcagtaatatctttgCTAACATAAAAACTTAACTTGGTTTCTTTCCTAGTTCAAGTTCCGAAACGCTAtcccaaactttcttgttgccgagtatttatgacctggtcataaattttgtccagtcggtaggccccctcgtctttATTCATAGTGTCTTTTCCTCTGCTCCTgatccagattgcttcctttagccaGCGTGTAGTTCTGTCAGATTCTTGGTCAATAACTTgagcctcctcccacccaattatGTGGTTTTGATTAGCAACATGTTCGGCAATGGCAGATTTGTGCATTTTACCATTTTTAACTATAACTTGAGCTGTGAATATCCTATCCTCATTTTAGCGGTAAAACCCACATTGTCAATACCAACCAATTCAAAAAACATGGTGCCAGATTGCTAGGGGTACAATGAGACTGGCAGTCatcttcaaaatggctgccattttaaccTTTTTCACTATAACTGGAGTTTTGAATATCCTACGAGTCTCATTTTAGTGGTAATATCCACATTATCAATACCAACAAGTTAAAAAACATGGTGCCAGATTGCTAGGGGAACAATGACATAACAGCTAtctggaatttcaaaatggctgccatttatgGTCTAATGATAACAATGACTCTAGCTCTGAATGTCCTATAAAGTTCTTCACCTGTCATGAGAAATGCTCACATATTTGTAAATTACTAATGAATTGAAAATGCATTTTAGTTTCACTTTTACAACTTTCAGTCATTGTACAAGTTACTGCACTTGTACACTTTACTCCACAGTCTCCAGTTGTACCCTTCTGTGAACTTGTTTTGTAATACATCAAGGATTAAACGCTATTATGGTAATTAACCCCATACATACACAAAGGGACGCATTCTTTTTCTCACATTCATTTGACTCAATAGAACAGCCACAAAATATGGTACAGTTCAGTCTATTATTCCTTCGGCACTAATTGCAGCAATTATTGTCACATATTTACTAAAAAAATTCATATTTCAACAAATGGGTCACTGCTGCTGCTAGCTGGATGCAGCGAGAGGCAAAGTTGTCATCACTGGTAGGAATTGTCCATCAACAACATCACAGCCATAATGCTGGGGTCGTGGTAACTCTGGACTTGGGACAACATCATTGTGCCAAATCATTGTCTCATGATGTCTGGTACAAGTGAAGCTCCAGTTGGCGGCAGCTTTTTCAAGAGCCACCACCTAACATCTGCTACATTCACCGACTCATCGTACTTTTGCCAGTGTCGTTCTATAAAATGGTTTGCTATTTTATGCTAAGTCAGAGCTCGTTTTAATATTTTAGTGTATCTCGAGATTAGAGATAAACTATACTGTCAATGACTGCAACACATTTTGCAGCAGAGGTATCAGTTTCCCACACAAGTTTTTCCTGGTTGCTCCTGAATTTGCTTGTATAGAAACATAAGCAGAGACAGTTGCTGATATAACCACACAGATAAAGCAAAAACACACAATGAACACATAAAAGCAACGGCCAAGCTTCAGGAGGAGAATGCTGCTCTCCTCACACATATCATCAACCATTTCAGAAAGTTTGTTTGCAAATGAATGTGACAAAGTGATCAACTTCGTTACAAAAGTAATTATACCTGACGAATTCcagtaagaaaaagaaatatttgccaAATATCATCAAGACAGAATCACAACAGGAAATGTGAATTTGTAGGCTCCAATGAAATGCTGCAGCTCAAGATGTGGTCATCAGCTGGGATGAAAGTGAAAGTCAATATTGGCGATCAGCTGGTATAACTCAGGGATGGGCACTCTTTCATCGCTTGCTTATTGTCTCGAGAGCACGAGATATTGACTTCAGAGAGGCGGTTGACACCAATGAGTGTTCAGTTGTACCAAGATCTTTGTTTGcagctgtttgtttctttcttcatgCTACATTCAAGACTAGCTTAATGTCAATCCTTGAAGGAGTAACAAAGACAATACATACACTGCCTGAGGTAATGGATGGTGAGACTGCTGCACAATCTGATACATCTGCTGAAAATGTGTTGCAGTCTTCACATTGATGGTATGGCAGAGGTTTTGGCAGGCGTTGAAAGAACGGTACTGGCAAAAAGTATACACTTTATGATGAAGTGTAGTTTGTGTTGTTGGTGAGTCTCTGAAAACAATAACATGTAGAGTGACTAACAAACACCAAGTTTACCAATACATCATTTCCCAAGACGTGCATGCAGATATGTTTGCCCATCTGAAGACTATAAAGATGAACTACATAAGGTAACAAAATCCTTAGGCAAATGGTCTTGTTATTACTTGACGAGACCCAGCAAAAGCCACACATAGAGAAGTTGAAAGTCTCTCAGGCTCCCAagaaaaagtcaattttacattgatatggcatttattttacataaatatgGTACAGTGCAGTCTATTATTCCTTCGGCACTAATTGCAGCAATTATTGtcacattttgactaaaaaaattcACATTTCAACAAATGGGTCACTGCTGCTGCTAGCTGGATGGAGCGGGAGGCAAAGTTGTCATCACTGGTAGGAATTGTCCATCAACAACATCACAGCCATAATGCTGGGGTCGTGGTAACTCTGGACTTGGGACAACATCATTGTGCCAAATCATTGTCTCATGATGTCTGGTACAAGTGAAGCTCCAGTTGGCGGCAGCTTTGTCAAGAGCCACCACCTAACATCTGCTACATTTTGTTAAAACTGTGCGAGGCAAATTACAACTTACTAAATGCTTCAATGGCAGACAAGACTGCATCGGATGCATCTCTCTGCTACACCAAGCTGTGAAAGTGCATACACTATATCATTATCTGAGTCAAGTTCTTTCAGCGTCTGCCAAAACTGCAGCTTTGCCTTGCCAGCAAATCTTCAAGTGATGTCTGCCCCAATAGTGCGTGGAATCCAGAGAGAGATGCTGCCTTTCCGACACTCAAACCATTGTAGTTATTACCCCTGCAACTGTCACAAAAGATTATCTTTACAAAGATTTGGGTAGCATTCTAATGGCTAAGACTAGGACATCTGTATCTGGGGAATAAATCTAGATGGACATGTGCTGAGACATTAATACAATGTAGAATTAGATTTCTTCTTGGAAACATGAGAGACCTTCTACATCTCTAATGCAAATGCACTTCATCATAGTCACCGACTCATCGTACTTTTGCCAGTGTCGTTCTATAAAATGGTTTGCTATTTTATGCTAAGTCAGAGCTCGTTTTAATATTTTTAGTGTATCTTGAGATTAGAGATAAACTATACTGTCAATGACTGCAACACATTTTGCAGCAGAGGTATCAGTTTCCCACACAAGTTTTTCCTGGTTGCTCCTGAATTTGCTTGTATAGAAACATAAGCAGAGACAGTTGCTGATATAACCACACAGATAAAGCAAAAACACACAATGAACACATAAAAGCAACGGCCAAGCTTCAGGAGGAGAATGCTGCTCTCCTCACACATATCATCAACCATTTCAGAAAGTTTGTTTGCAAATGAATGTGACAAAGTGATCAACTTCGTTACAAAAGTAATTATACCTGACGAATTCcagtaagaaaaagaaatatttgccaAATATCTTCAAGACAGAATCACAACAGGAAATGTGAATTTGTAGGCTCCAATGAAATGCTGCAGCTCAAGATGTGGTCATCAGCTGGGATGAAAGTGAAAGTCAATATTGGCGATCAGCTGGTATAACTCAGGGATGGGCACTCTTTCATCGCTTGCTTATTGTCTCGAGAGCACGAGATATTGACTTCAGAGAGGCGGTTGACACCAATGAGTGTTCAGTTGTACCAAGATCTTTGTTTGcagctgtttgtttctttcttcatgCTACATTCAAGACTAGCTTAATGTCAATCCTTGAAGGAGTACCAAAGACAATACATACACTGCCTGAGGTAATGGATGGTGAGACTGCTGCACAATCTGATACATCTGCTGAAAATGTGTTGCAGTCTTCGCATTGATGGTATGGCAGAGGTTTTGGCAGGCGTTGAAAGAACGGTACTGGCAAAAAGTATACACTTTATGATGAAGTGTAGTTTGTGTTGTTGGTGAGTCTCTGAAAACAATAACATGTAGAGTGACTAACAAACACCAAGTTTACCAATACATCATTTCCCAAGACGTGCATGCAGATATGTTTGCCCATCTGAAGACTATAAAGATGAACTACATAAGGTAACAAAATCCTTAGGCAAATGGTCTTGTTATTACTTGACGAGACCCAGCAAAAGCCACACATAGAGAAGTTGAAGGTCTCTCAGGCTCCCAagaaaaagtcaattttacatTGCATTAATACCACAGCAAATGGTTCCATGTCTCTCATGGTTTATTTGACAGATACAGATATCCTCGTCCTAGCTATATAAACTCTACCCACAAGTCTTTAAAGATACGTTCTTTGTGAGAGGAGTTGCAGAAAACGTAGAATAATCTGCTTGCGCCCATCTACAATATGCCTTGGTGCTGGGAAGGGAGCGTCTTTTTGTGGATTCCATGCTCTATCGGAGGCAGACATCACTGGATATGCTCGCAAGGCAAAACTGCCAGCAGCATATAGTTTTGGCAGGTGCTGAAAGAACTTGACTCATAATAGTGTATGCATTTTCACAGGTTGGTGTAGAAGAACGACCATCTGCTATTGAAGCATACAAGTGGTATTTGCCTCACACAAATATAACATATGTTAGGTGGTGGCTCTTGAAGAAGAGACGACAGGTTCACTCAAAGGGTCTGCTGCCATATAAATATCAGCTATCATGAGAACGCATACCAGACGATGATTTGAATTGGTACAATAATATCGTTCCAATTCCAGAGTTACCATGACCCACAGCATTATGGCTGGGATGATTTCTGGAAATTATGCAGTAATGACCACGTGACAACTATCGCTGCAAGTGTCGAAGAAACGTAATGAATCGTACCGAACTTTATGGCTGTTCTATTGAGTCAGATAAATATGAGAATAAGAAAATGTGTACCTATGAGATGTTAAAGATGATAGTTGTAATGAACTATAATGTGTATAAtactgttttaacagatttactTATAAAACAaattcagtattaaaaaagtgttCAAGTGGAGTAACTTGCACAAATGACTGAAAGACATGCCTTTTCAGTTCAGTAGTGATTTACAAGCATTTAAGCAATTCTCATGAAAGGTGAAGAACTTTATACAACATTCAGAGCCAGAGTCATTGTTGAAAATAGACcctaaatggccgccattttgaaattccagGTGCCTCTTTATCTCATTGTACCCCTAGCAATCTGGCACGATGTTTTTTGATCTTGTTAGTATTGACAATGTGGATATTACCGCTAAAATGAGACTCATAGGATATTCACAACTCAAGTTAtagtaaaaaatgttaaaatggcagccattttgaaaatcaagatggctgccagtcTTATTGTTCCCCTAGAATGCTGGCACTACGTTTATTAGACTCCTAGGTATTGGaaatatgggtattgccaccaaaaTTAGCCTCGTGGGATATTCACAACTCGGGTTATAGtaacaataatatcaaaaatggcggccattttgaaaatcaagatggccgccttctgcCACACCTCAGATTTGTCCACCAAAACTTTTCTTGCTCTTTGGGACCTATAGAAGGTATCTAGATAGGTGAGATGTTTTAATCATTAAAATCCCACGGCCGACCACAGTCTCCCGGACTATGAAGTAAAAACCTGTTTCACAGTGGCCCATAGAACGGTATGTGTGTTATACCACAATTGGGGACGAGGCttcactttttcattcataacatctaaacagaATAAAATCTCACagtgattatgagaaaaatatgagcattCTTCTGATGcccaaatctccattttgatagaaaaaattgaggggggggggcgggggtgaGGCTGTCAGATCATCCATCTTTAAATGGATTGAATGATGTTGAATTACGAAATAGAAACATCAATGTCGTTCCATGATATGGGAGTAATGGGACCTTGTCCTTTGATAGTATTTCATGCACAATCTGTAACAAAATTGGTTGGGCGATACTGATCCCATGATAATCATGGACGGCATTAACTAAAACAAAATAACTAGAAACAAATGTGGAAGTaatttattatgatatttataCATAAAGACGGCTTTTTGAAACATATGGATATCATAAAAGGTAAGAGTTTGGTAAGCATGGGTGGTGTATGTGCAAGTAAATATGAGTCAGTATATAAACGCATAACTTTCTTTTGTTTGAAATGGATGGAATCCAGATTCAAATTGTTACGGTCACCTCAAATTAAATTACAATATCGAATGTAAGGCAAATAAAACCCGGTATTAATCTGTTTCATTACCTACCTACTCCAAATGGAATCAATTCATCCGGTTCAAGAAAGTTACCATCATCATCCAAAAATCGTTCTGGTCTGAACTCTTCTGGGTCTCCCCATATTTCAGGGCTGTGTCTCACTGCATACAAGTTAGAAATCACCACGCTATTCTTCGGGATGGTGTAGCCACGGAAAGTTGTCGTGTCTCCTGCTACATGAAATACAGACAGCGGTGCAAGTGAAGTGATTCGATCAAGCTCCGCAATAACGGATTGTGTATAAGGGAGATTCGGTTTATCAGCCAGCTTTGGTAACCGGTTACGACCGACTACCGTGTCGATTTCGCAATGTATGCGATCCTGCACCTTAGGGTATCGGATAAGGTATTGACTGCCCCACCGAAGTGTATTTGAAGTTGTGTCTGTACCAGCTAAGAACAGAAGTAATAATTGTCCGACCATATTATCTGGATGGCGGAAAGAACTAGGATCGTCGGATTTGTGAAGTCGTATCTCATTCAACCACAAATCGATTACGTCATTCAAGTTattgaggtcaaaatttttacGATGACTTTCAACCATTTCGTTTATGAATTCATGCAGCTCATCAAGAACTTTTTTAATTTCTTGCTTCGCTTTACTTGGGATGTTGATTGGAATATTCATTTCCAAGCCACCTGACCCTGCCAGTTCATTTTGACGATTCAAAAGATTCGTAAGCCGATGAATGCGCTCGTCGGAAAGTTCAAATCGGGTTCCAAAAACGACTTTACAAATAATGTTTGATACAGCATTATTGAAATGCCAAGTAAGATCGACAGCTTGGCCTTTAAGATTGGCTAACTCCTCTATCATATATGTGCTTTCTTTACTTATGGGCTCCTCAAAACGAGATGTTCCGACTCCAAATTGACGGAAGCATGCTAGAGCGAAAATCCGATATGGTCCCATGTCATCCCATTTGTTATCTGCAAGAAAATGATAAAACATAGTTCGGACTAAGCTAGTTAATATTATGATTTCACATTTCACATGactataaacaaaacaaacagccGATAAATCATGGTGAAATAGTAATTTTACACCTTGCTTGAGTGGTGGAAGAATGATGGAGATGTGTCGACCATGgaacacagttgtttgatgtcaTGTAAACtgcagtcattttaaagaaaaagtgaacaatgatggcgctatttatcttaaatcttgtttgcatctttagaaggggtagaccataccgcggaaacatggcatgttgcctcaggggatcgacgctaagtcaggt
Above is a genomic segment from Amphiura filiformis chromosome 17, Afil_fr2py, whole genome shotgun sequence containing:
- the LOC140137610 gene encoding cytochrome P450 2U1-like, whose product is MGPYRIFALACFRQFGVGTSRFEEPISKESTYMIEELANLKGQAVDLTWHFNNAVSNIICKVVFGTRFELSDERIHRLTNLLNRQNELAGSGGLEMNIPINIPSKAKQEIKKVLDELHEFINEMVESHRKNFDLNNLNDVIDLWLNEIRLHKSDDPSSFRHPDNMVGQLLLLFLAGTDTTSNTLRWGSQYLIRYPKVQDRIHCEIDTVVGRNRLPKLADKPNLPYTQSVIAELDRITSLAPLSVFHVAGDTTTFRGYTIPKNSVVISNLYAVRHSPEIWGDPEEFRPERFLDDDGNFLEPDELIPFGVGRRVCLGEALARQELFIFFTHLLHQFKFEKTSEDAPMPTLKPIDGLVLHPEPYKLRVTKRD